A genomic segment from Streptomyces sp. NBC_01233 encodes:
- a CDS encoding DUF7824 domain-containing protein has translation MIWTATQDTLPPVPPAQRLDAAPSGLAETVELTAAHLDSPAHTVAVFERVLDGLVRQAHHDRHALANALSTALGHRYPEEETEAHRLTAVDVVVAALLWRVAGYSLKPECVRRQRGHEECAQGGLEMVIAARVREIGYALRSGEPQPFLLATPTWDTGALEAAELVERLVEYRRLGIRPGAADFGQALLRVRRDDPAVPAAAAAAARLGTAEGDRLAAWLGPDGEPGTARRRIAMPDPGAHRAWARTGAAVPQVAFVSGERPALRWEFPDAFQWLRRPHEGFTQCYHWDAGHAVRASVLPEDRDTQAAWLLPGVTLAATAGDHGGAWMLPHLALLGGPAGPGLHAAMAAGMGGRYPESRRPAVEALLVLAGRGELDAPLLGRELASMVTLGTVKPNRLADAARSAAAAGAYATVWAVLAEVLPALLPSVRGAGEMLAVAAECVERCAATGLVPAEVAAAAARTGSSRLVTEARRLTSALTGA, from the coding sequence ATGATCTGGACCGCCACTCAGGACACCCTCCCGCCCGTTCCGCCTGCGCAGCGGCTCGATGCCGCGCCCTCGGGGCTCGCCGAGACCGTCGAGCTGACGGCTGCCCATCTCGACTCCCCCGCCCATACCGTGGCGGTGTTCGAACGCGTCCTCGACGGTCTGGTACGGCAGGCGCACCATGACCGCCACGCGCTCGCGAACGCCCTGTCCACGGCACTGGGGCACCGCTACCCCGAAGAGGAGACCGAGGCGCACCGGCTCACCGCGGTGGACGTGGTGGTGGCCGCGCTGCTGTGGCGGGTGGCGGGGTACAGCCTCAAGCCCGAGTGCGTACGCCGGCAGCGCGGGCACGAGGAGTGCGCGCAGGGCGGGCTGGAGATGGTGATCGCGGCGCGGGTGCGCGAGATCGGGTACGCACTGCGGTCCGGCGAACCCCAGCCCTTCCTGCTGGCCACCCCCACCTGGGACACGGGCGCGCTGGAGGCGGCCGAGCTCGTGGAACGACTCGTGGAGTACCGGCGGTTGGGCATCCGTCCCGGAGCCGCCGACTTCGGGCAGGCCCTGCTGCGCGTGCGGCGGGACGATCCGGCGGTCCCTGCGGCCGCCGCGGCCGCGGCCCGGCTCGGGACCGCGGAGGGCGATCGGCTCGCCGCCTGGCTCGGCCCGGACGGTGAACCGGGCACGGCGCGCCGCCGGATCGCCATGCCCGATCCGGGGGCGCACCGGGCCTGGGCGCGGACCGGCGCGGCCGTGCCGCAAGTCGCCTTCGTGAGCGGCGAACGGCCGGCCCTGCGGTGGGAGTTCCCGGATGCGTTTCAGTGGCTGCGCCGCCCCCACGAGGGCTTCACCCAGTGCTACCACTGGGACGCCGGCCATGCCGTGCGGGCGTCGGTCCTGCCCGAGGACCGGGACACCCAGGCCGCGTGGCTGCTGCCGGGCGTGACGCTGGCCGCGACGGCCGGCGATCACGGCGGCGCCTGGATGCTGCCGCACCTCGCCCTGCTGGGCGGGCCGGCGGGGCCCGGGCTGCACGCCGCCATGGCGGCGGGGATGGGCGGACGGTACCCGGAGAGCCGCCGCCCGGCGGTGGAGGCCCTGCTGGTACTGGCGGGGCGGGGCGAGCTGGACGCCCCGCTGCTGGGGCGCGAGCTGGCCTCGATGGTGACCCTGGGCACGGTCAAGCCCAACCGGCTTGCGGATGCGGCCCGTTCGGCGGCGGCAGCAGGCGCGTACGCCACGGTGTGGGCCGTCCTCGCCGAGGTACTTCCGGCCCTCCTGCCTTCGGTACGGGGTGCGGGCGAGATGCTGGCCGTCGCCGCCGAGTGCGTGGAGCGCTGCGCGGCCACGGGCCTCGTGCCGGCAGAGGTGGCGGCAGCGGCGGCCCGTACCGGGTCGTCCCGGCTGGTCACCGAAGCCCGCCGCCTGACCTCCGCGCTCACCGGCGCCTGA
- a CDS encoding barstar family protein, whose translation MAVHTVPWVHVVPEQGALPVDLLLTGRTYVARLDGRQMRDTDAVFMQFYDGLRLPDCFGWNWNALFDCLRDLTWLPADQYVLIVEAADEALSGDPAGRRQLLRTLLRAGRRWSSVQRPEGIDLSRLVVVMSCDPASVPDVQEQVRSCWEETVSSQEPLRPAEAMSVAAPSVGA comes from the coding sequence ATGGCGGTGCACACCGTGCCCTGGGTACACGTGGTTCCCGAGCAAGGCGCCCTGCCCGTGGATCTGTTGCTGACCGGCAGGACGTACGTGGCGCGCCTCGACGGTCGGCAGATGCGCGACACGGACGCCGTCTTCATGCAGTTCTACGACGGGCTGAGGCTGCCCGACTGCTTCGGGTGGAACTGGAACGCCCTCTTCGACTGTCTGCGCGATCTGACCTGGCTGCCCGCGGACCAGTACGTACTGATCGTCGAAGCCGCGGACGAGGCCCTGTCGGGCGACCCCGCCGGACGGCGGCAGCTCTTGCGGACCCTTCTGCGGGCAGGACGGCGCTGGTCCTCCGTGCAGCGGCCCGAGGGCATCGACCTGAGCAGGCTCGTGGTCGTCATGTCCTGCGACCCGGCATCCGTTCCGGACGTGCAGGAACAGGTGCGATCGTGCTGGGAGGAGACCGTCTCGTCCCAGGAACCGCTTCGTCCCGCGGAGGCGATGTCAGTGGCCGCCCCTAGCGTCGGGGCATGA
- a CDS encoding proline dehydrogenase, which produces MDSGLAALLGAAVGSATTLGAAIVNGRAQARSQHAQWSRQHRRDAYARYLSALHDRDVAMDAVLDALRSDQPDLPDTDEKTGRFITLAREVHRAVEVVVLEGPAPLAEVAERVTLASSDLSRVMRRMAEDAHAGDTTRKTEDIALAAERERTLYRAVKDFRLAARNTIGKDN; this is translated from the coding sequence ATGGACTCAGGACTCGCCGCACTGCTGGGCGCCGCCGTCGGTTCCGCCACCACCCTCGGGGCCGCGATCGTCAACGGCCGTGCTCAGGCGCGGTCCCAGCACGCGCAATGGAGCCGCCAGCATCGCCGCGACGCATACGCCCGTTACCTCAGCGCCCTCCATGACCGCGACGTCGCCATGGACGCCGTCCTCGACGCACTGCGTTCGGACCAACCCGACCTCCCCGACACCGACGAGAAGACAGGCCGCTTCATCACCCTGGCACGCGAGGTCCATCGCGCCGTCGAGGTCGTCGTCCTCGAAGGGCCGGCACCCCTCGCGGAGGTCGCGGAACGCGTCACCCTCGCCTCCAGCGATCTCTCGCGCGTCATGCGACGCATGGCCGAGGACGCCCACGCGGGAGACACGACCCGCAAGACCGAAGACATCGCCCTTGCCGCCGAACGAGAGCGAACTCTCTACCGAGCAGTCAAGGACTTCCGCCTCGCGGCCCGCAACACCATCGGCAAAGACAACTGA
- a CDS encoding nuclease, translated as MSMLLIKGSFRVDGGAEPDGDTLPFVPDDVADWKLVGGRARVVPKADGRAAVRLEGVDALETHYKKPGYGPERHQPRKFGHQAADALLKHLGFTGIDRHANETVTTVPVQVPGFILTSGADVYGRCIALAFDGSVRPPVYSGYEVSVDEGLLKRSANYRLVEDGLAYPMFYPGLPGYLRDVLKAAAREARDAAPPRGLWAEDKTTDGALISGIESITDDITGTVIMPKLFRRLKDYLDSDSGITSLAGFSAYLAGAGDEYRILPDGKTKTGLHRLIEISDDGKTLRMTRGSDELLFLDK; from the coding sequence ATGTCCATGTTGCTGATCAAAGGGTCGTTCCGGGTGGACGGCGGTGCCGAGCCGGACGGCGACACCCTCCCGTTCGTCCCGGACGACGTGGCGGACTGGAAGCTCGTGGGCGGCCGAGCCAGGGTCGTGCCCAAGGCGGACGGCCGCGCCGCGGTGCGCCTGGAGGGCGTGGACGCGTTGGAGACGCACTACAAGAAGCCGGGCTACGGTCCGGAACGGCACCAGCCGAGGAAGTTCGGGCACCAGGCGGCCGACGCACTGCTGAAGCACCTCGGATTCACCGGCATCGACCGTCACGCGAACGAAACCGTGACCACCGTTCCCGTCCAGGTGCCCGGTTTCATCCTCACCAGTGGCGCCGACGTCTACGGCCGCTGCATCGCGCTGGCCTTCGACGGCAGCGTCCGCCCGCCCGTGTACAGCGGCTACGAGGTCTCGGTCGACGAAGGCCTGCTGAAGAGGAGCGCCAACTACCGCCTGGTCGAGGACGGTCTGGCCTATCCGATGTTCTATCCGGGCCTGCCCGGATACCTGCGCGACGTCCTCAAGGCCGCCGCCCGCGAGGCACGTGATGCCGCGCCGCCCAGAGGGCTGTGGGCCGAGGACAAGACCACCGACGGGGCGTTGATCTCCGGCATCGAATCGATCACGGATGACATCACGGGGACGGTGATCATGCCCAAGCTGTTCCGCCGGCTCAAGGACTACCTGGACTCCGACTCGGGCATCACCTCGCTCGCGGGATTCTCCGCCTACCTCGCCGGAGCCGGCGACGAGTACCGCATCCTGCCGGACGGCAAGACCAAGACCGGACTGCACAGGCTGATCGAGATCAGCGACGACGGCAAGACCCTGCGGATGACCCGCGGCTCCGACGAGCTCCTCTTCCTGGACAAGTGA
- a CDS encoding thioredoxin domain-containing protein: MQVGTRRGFLVAAAAITASASVGACRKRGANDDPLDVPASANLPAARESVAADGTTIVLGDPGAPLAVRVYEDLSCPACAEFETEGTGPYLKRAARNDALQLQFTLGSFLGPGSKFAANALRAAVDQNKFAEYHHVLYSHQTPARKSGGFTRDRLLALAVLVEGLRGPEFDAAVQETKYREFVEASDETLGDSPAESTPAMEINGALVQDGSRALYTDRNRLYRHLRKASAA; this comes from the coding sequence ATGCAGGTCGGAACGAGACGCGGCTTCCTGGTCGCGGCCGCCGCCATCACGGCGTCGGCGTCCGTCGGCGCCTGCCGCAAGCGGGGCGCGAACGACGATCCGCTCGACGTGCCGGCGAGCGCGAACCTGCCCGCGGCCAGGGAGTCGGTGGCCGCCGACGGCACCACGATCGTCCTCGGCGACCCGGGCGCTCCCCTGGCGGTCCGGGTGTACGAGGACCTGAGCTGCCCGGCCTGCGCCGAGTTCGAGACGGAGGGCACCGGCCCGTACCTGAAGCGGGCGGCCCGCAATGACGCGCTGCAACTGCAGTTCACCCTGGGGTCCTTCCTCGGCCCCGGGTCGAAGTTCGCCGCGAACGCGCTGCGCGCCGCCGTGGACCAGAACAAGTTCGCCGAGTACCACCACGTGCTCTACAGCCACCAGACCCCCGCACGGAAGTCCGGGGGTTTCACGAGGGACCGGCTGCTGGCGCTGGCCGTCCTGGTCGAGGGACTGCGCGGCCCGGAGTTCGACGCGGCCGTGCAGGAGACGAAGTACCGTGAGTTCGTCGAGGCCTCCGACGAGACTCTCGGCGACTCACCCGCCGAGAGCACCCCGGCCATGGAGATCAACGGGGCCCTGGTGCAGGACGGCAGCCGTGCGCTCTACACCGACCGCAACCGTCTCTACCGGCACCTCAGGAAGGCGTCCGCGGCGTAG
- a CDS encoding polysaccharide deacetylase family protein, which produces MVVDVGRRAALSALLAAGLVPCCAAAAAQPTARATGGPPAGAPAADRPAAGAPPAGPRPPASLLGSEIRRLPTSRKVIALTFNAAWDEAGLDTVLAELRRRKLPATFFPTGEFADAHPAAVRAMGAAHGLGNHSYSHPYFGEISTAERAEEVRRADAAIRTASGTEPLPFFRFPYSSTTRQSVADVNDLGYAAIEFTADTNGYLGPKGGMTVDEAVERAVDALSPGAIIQMHVGSTGDGVVLDADALPLIIDAARADGYEVIDLREFLSAPASPAAAGAR; this is translated from the coding sequence ATGGTGGTGGACGTCGGACGACGCGCCGCGCTGTCAGCGCTGCTGGCCGCAGGGCTCGTACCCTGCTGCGCCGCCGCGGCGGCGCAGCCCACCGCGCGGGCCACGGGCGGACCGCCGGCGGGCGCACCGGCCGCGGACCGTCCGGCCGCCGGTGCTCCGCCCGCCGGTCCGCGCCCGCCGGCCTCGCTCCTCGGCAGTGAGATCCGCCGGCTGCCCACCTCGCGCAAGGTCATCGCGCTCACCTTCAACGCCGCCTGGGACGAGGCCGGGCTCGACACCGTGCTGGCCGAACTGCGGCGGCGGAAGCTGCCCGCCACCTTCTTTCCGACGGGGGAGTTCGCCGACGCCCACCCCGCCGCGGTCCGCGCCATGGGCGCCGCGCACGGCCTCGGCAACCACTCGTACAGTCACCCCTACTTCGGCGAGATCAGTACGGCGGAACGCGCCGAGGAGGTGCGGCGCGCGGACGCGGCGATCCGGACGGCGTCGGGGACCGAGCCGCTGCCGTTCTTCCGTTTCCCCTACAGCTCCACCACCCGCCAGTCCGTCGCCGACGTCAACGACCTGGGCTACGCGGCGATCGAGTTCACCGCCGACACCAACGGCTACCTCGGCCCGAAGGGCGGCATGACCGTGGACGAGGCGGTCGAGCGGGCCGTCGACGCCCTCTCTCCCGGAGCGATCATCCAGATGCACGTCGGCAGCACCGGCGACGGCGTCGTCCTCGACGCCGACGCCCTCCCGCTGATCATCGACGCGGCCCGGGCCGACGGCTACGAGGTCATCGACCTGCGCGAGTTCCTGAGCGCGCCGGCTTCTCCCGCTGCCGCGGGGGCCCGGTAG
- the fusA gene encoding elongation factor G, which translates to MRANGRPLSTTSPSAVRNLGILAHVDAGKTTITERILFATGATHKRGEVHAGTTVTDYDPQERDRGITIFAAAVSCTWDGHRINLIDTPGHVDFSDEVERSLRVLDGAVAVFDAVAGVEPQSESVWRQADRHGVPRIAFVNKLDRAGADLDTAVASIRQRLGAVALVVQLPIGREDAFTGVVDLLGMRALHWHAGSDTYETGPVPEPLREEADRRRRLLEETVAELHADALEEFCATSALTGRTLARALRELTLRGDGVVVLCGSAYRNRGVEPLLDAVLAYLPSPADMPPVRGMADGAEQERAPDPAGPFTALAFKVTATATGRLTYLRVYAGTLRKGATVLDAATGRTERVGRILRVQADRHEEREEAVAGDIVAVIGLKAARAGTTLCAPGAPLVLEPPSVAAPVVSVAVEARRSIDTGRLSAALARLAEEDPSLVVRSDAETGQTVLSGMGELHLEVAVEKIRSGHGVEVVVGRPQVSYRETVVRGVTGLVYRHVKQDGGAGQFAHVVLDVEPLEEAVFAFRSAVVGGRVPQEYARAVEAGCRDALAEGPLGGHPVTGLRVTLTDGATHSKDSSEMAFRAAGRFALREALRLSTVELLEPVVEVTVTVPEDGVGGVLGDLAARRGRVSGSTAQSGTAVITASVPLAELFGYASRLRGRTQGRGTFTTRPAGLAPVPASVAAALPAR; encoded by the coding sequence ATGCGCGCCAACGGGCGACCCCTCAGCACCACTTCCCCCTCCGCCGTCCGCAATCTGGGCATCCTCGCCCACGTCGACGCCGGCAAGACCACGATCACCGAGCGCATCCTGTTCGCGACCGGTGCCACCCACAAGCGGGGCGAGGTCCATGCCGGAACGACCGTCACCGACTACGACCCCCAGGAGCGCGACCGCGGCATCACCATCTTCGCCGCGGCCGTGAGCTGCACCTGGGACGGACATCGGATCAACCTGATCGACACCCCGGGGCACGTCGACTTCTCCGACGAGGTCGAGCGTTCCCTGCGGGTGCTGGACGGGGCGGTCGCGGTGTTCGACGCCGTCGCCGGAGTCGAGCCGCAGAGCGAGTCGGTGTGGCGGCAGGCCGACCGGCACGGTGTGCCGCGGATCGCGTTCGTCAACAAGCTCGACCGGGCCGGTGCCGACCTCGACACGGCGGTCGCGTCGATCCGCCAACGGCTGGGCGCCGTAGCCCTCGTGGTGCAGCTGCCCATCGGCCGGGAGGACGCGTTCACCGGCGTCGTCGACCTGCTCGGGATGCGCGCGCTGCACTGGCACGCCGGCTCCGACACGTACGAGACGGGACCGGTCCCCGAGCCGCTTCGCGAGGAGGCGGACCGGCGGCGCCGGCTCCTGGAGGAAACGGTGGCGGAGCTGCACGCCGACGCGCTGGAGGAGTTCTGTGCCACCTCGGCGCTGACCGGGCGGACGCTGGCCCGCGCCCTGCGGGAGCTGACCCTGCGCGGGGACGGCGTGGTCGTTCTGTGCGGCTCGGCGTACCGCAACCGCGGTGTCGAACCGCTGCTGGACGCGGTCCTGGCGTACCTGCCCTCGCCCGCCGACATGCCGCCCGTACGGGGAATGGCGGACGGCGCGGAGCAGGAGCGCGCGCCCGATCCGGCGGGGCCCTTCACGGCCCTCGCCTTCAAGGTGACGGCGACCGCGACCGGTCGGCTCACCTATCTGCGGGTGTACGCGGGCACCCTGCGCAAGGGCGCGACCGTACTGGACGCGGCCACGGGCCGTACGGAGCGGGTCGGTCGGATCCTGCGGGTCCAGGCGGACCGGCACGAGGAACGGGAGGAGGCGGTCGCCGGTGACATCGTCGCCGTGATCGGGCTGAAGGCCGCCCGGGCGGGCACGACGCTGTGCGCGCCGGGGGCTCCGCTGGTCCTCGAACCGCCCTCGGTGGCCGCGCCGGTGGTGTCGGTCGCGGTCGAGGCCCGTCGCAGCATCGACACCGGGCGGCTCTCGGCGGCCCTGGCGCGGCTCGCCGAGGAGGACCCTTCGCTGGTGGTGCGGTCCGACGCGGAGACCGGGCAGACCGTGCTGTCGGGAATGGGTGAACTGCACCTGGAGGTCGCGGTGGAGAAGATCCGCAGCGGCCACGGGGTGGAGGTCGTCGTCGGCCGGCCGCAGGTCTCCTACCGGGAGACCGTCGTGCGCGGGGTGACGGGCCTGGTCTACCGGCACGTCAAACAGGACGGTGGCGCGGGCCAGTTCGCGCACGTCGTCCTCGATGTCGAGCCTTTGGAGGAGGCGGTCTTCGCGTTCCGGTCGGCGGTCGTCGGCGGTCGCGTGCCGCAGGAGTACGCGCGCGCCGTCGAGGCCGGCTGCCGGGACGCCCTCGCCGAGGGCCCGCTCGGCGGCCATCCGGTGACGGGGCTGCGGGTCACGCTCACCGACGGGGCGACCCACTCCAAGGACTCCTCGGAGATGGCGTTCCGGGCGGCGGGCCGGTTCGCGCTGCGCGAGGCGCTGCGCCTGAGCACGGTGGAACTGCTGGAGCCGGTCGTCGAGGTGACGGTGACCGTGCCCGAGGACGGGGTGGGAGGTGTGCTGGGTGACCTGGCGGCCCGCCGCGGCCGGGTCTCGGGGTCCACGGCGCAGTCCGGGACCGCGGTGATCACGGCGTCCGTGCCGCTGGCCGAGCTCTTCGGCTACGCGTCGCGGTTGCGCGGCCGCACCCAGGGCCGGGGCACCTTCACCACCCGGCCGGCCGGTCTCGCGCCGGTACCGGCCTCGGTCGCGGCGGCCCTGCCGGCCCGCTGA
- a CDS encoding sensor histidine kinase: protein MRRLWPTTVRARATVGASVVVAAALSLASFALLGLLEGNLMRNAENDARRQAETVAQLAATGKLGRLRAPARGVEFVQVVSADGRVLFASPNLLDVPPLPPATPGLPGPRVHTWKVRPFGGEHRQRVVQVITDTPDGPATVYAGASLRDADAADDTTTAALVIGMPLLLATVALVTWRVTGHALRPVEEIRAEVAAISDRDLHRRVPVPATRDEVARLAETMNATLDRLEASGIRQRQFIADASHELRSPITVLRTQLEVALAVRDPELWPELIGGALEDIERLQHLAADLLLLARIDAAQPVAAVPLDLTALVREAVEGRLGDRVPVGVDLEADVEVTASALWLGRVVTNLVDNAQRYADRSVGVTLRTTARGAVLEVVDDGPGIPAADRERIFERFTRLDDSRSRDHGGAGLGLAIARDLSTHHGGTLTAEDCAGGARLVLRLPLTQPG from the coding sequence CTGCGGAGGCTGTGGCCCACCACCGTACGGGCCCGGGCCACCGTGGGAGCCAGCGTGGTGGTGGCTGCGGCGCTGTCACTCGCCTCGTTCGCCCTGCTCGGGCTGCTCGAAGGCAACCTGATGCGCAACGCGGAGAACGACGCCCGGCGGCAGGCCGAGACGGTGGCCCAGCTCGCCGCCACCGGGAAGCTGGGGCGCCTGCGCGCGCCCGCCCGCGGCGTCGAGTTCGTCCAGGTGGTGAGCGCCGACGGGCGGGTGCTCTTCGCCAGCCCGAACCTGCTGGACGTGCCTCCGTTGCCGCCGGCCACCCCCGGCCTGCCGGGGCCCCGCGTCCACACGTGGAAGGTCCGCCCGTTCGGCGGCGAACACCGTCAGCGGGTCGTCCAGGTCATCACGGACACCCCCGACGGTCCGGCCACCGTCTACGCCGGCGCCTCGCTGAGGGACGCGGACGCGGCCGACGACACCACGACCGCCGCCCTCGTCATCGGCATGCCCCTGCTGCTCGCCACCGTCGCCCTGGTGACCTGGAGGGTCACCGGTCATGCGCTGAGGCCGGTGGAGGAGATCCGCGCCGAGGTCGCCGCGATCTCCGACCGCGACCTGCACCGCAGGGTGCCGGTTCCGGCCACCCGCGACGAGGTGGCCCGTCTGGCGGAGACCATGAACGCCACCCTGGACCGGCTGGAGGCCTCCGGCATCCGCCAGCGGCAGTTCATCGCCGACGCCTCGCACGAACTGCGCAGTCCCATCACCGTCCTGCGCACGCAGCTGGAGGTGGCCCTGGCCGTCCGGGATCCGGAGCTGTGGCCCGAGCTGATCGGCGGGGCCCTGGAGGACATCGAACGGCTCCAGCACCTCGCGGCCGATCTGCTGCTGCTCGCGCGCATCGACGCGGCCCAGCCCGTGGCGGCCGTCCCGCTGGACCTGACCGCCCTCGTGCGCGAGGCGGTGGAGGGCCGTCTCGGCGACCGGGTCCCCGTAGGGGTGGACCTCGAAGCGGACGTCGAGGTCACCGCGAGCGCCCTGTGGCTCGGCCGGGTCGTCACCAACCTCGTCGACAACGCGCAGCGCTACGCCGACCGGAGCGTCGGCGTCACCCTGCGCACCACCGCACGCGGCGCGGTGCTGGAGGTCGTCGACGACGGTCCCGGCATCCCCGCCGCCGACCGCGAGCGGATCTTCGAGCGCTTCACCCGGCTCGACGACTCGCGCAGCCGTGACCACGGCGGAGCGGGGCTGGGCCTCGCCATCGCGCGTGACCTGAGTACGCACCACGGCGGAACGCTGACGGCCGAGGACTGCGCGGGCGGCGCCCGACTGGTGCTCAGGCTGCCGCTGACACAGCCGGGCTGA
- a CDS encoding FABP family protein, whose translation MFEPVQENPYPDSHVLGEGPEPHPLLRPVLPLLGRWHGRGQGEYPTLEKDFRYGQEITFSHDGRPFLRYEARAWLIDDTGAPVRPAGREAGWWRVTPDASLEVVLAHPTGIVETYVGRVSGTEIEIETKDVSLTPLAKEVTGTRRRYTVDAGEMTVVHDMAAVGQPLQHHLTTHLRRRPA comes from the coding sequence ATGTTCGAGCCGGTGCAGGAAAATCCCTATCCCGACAGCCACGTCCTGGGCGAGGGCCCCGAGCCGCACCCGCTGCTGCGGCCCGTGCTGCCCCTCCTGGGACGCTGGCACGGCCGGGGCCAGGGCGAATACCCGACACTGGAGAAGGACTTCCGCTACGGGCAGGAGATCACCTTCAGCCACGACGGCCGCCCTTTCCTGCGCTACGAGGCACGCGCGTGGCTGATCGACGACACCGGGGCCCCGGTCCGGCCGGCGGGACGCGAGGCGGGCTGGTGGCGCGTGACGCCCGACGCCTCCCTGGAGGTCGTGCTCGCGCACCCGACCGGCATCGTCGAGACGTACGTCGGACGGGTGTCCGGTACGGAGATCGAGATCGAGACCAAGGACGTGTCGCTGACCCCCCTGGCCAAGGAGGTCACCGGCACGCGGCGCCGCTACACCGTCGACGCCGGGGAGATGACGGTCGTTCACGACATGGCGGCGGTGGGTCAGCCCCTGCAGCACCACCTCACGACGCACCTGCGCCGACGCCCGGCCTAG